In Holophagales bacterium, one DNA window encodes the following:
- a CDS encoding VOC family protein: MTVKRLDNVGIVVEDLDAAIAFFAELGLELEGRAPVEGAWADGVTGLRDLRVEIAMMRTPDGHSRLELSRFLAPPAVADHRTAPVNSLGYLRVMFAVDDIDDTLARLSRRGATLVGELVQYESSYRLCYIRGPEGILLGLAQQLGQQASREDPLAPEPRE; the protein is encoded by the coding sequence GTGACGGTCAAGCGGCTGGACAACGTCGGCATCGTCGTCGAAGACCTCGACGCCGCCATCGCGTTCTTTGCCGAGCTCGGCCTCGAGCTCGAGGGTCGCGCGCCGGTCGAAGGAGCGTGGGCCGATGGCGTCACCGGGTTGCGCGACCTGCGGGTCGAGATCGCCATGATGCGGACGCCAGACGGTCACAGCCGCCTCGAGCTGTCGCGCTTCCTCGCGCCGCCCGCGGTCGCCGATCACCGGACGGCGCCGGTGAACTCGCTCGGTTACCTGCGCGTCATGTTCGCGGTGGACGACATCGACGACACGCTCGCCCGACTCTCCCGCCGCGGCGCGACGCTCGTCGGCGAGCTGGTTCAGTACGAGAGCTCGTATCGGCTCTGCTACATCCGGGGCCCCGAAGGCATCCTCCTCGGGCTCGCCCAGCAACTCGGGCAGCAGGCTTCTCGAGAGGATCCGCTCGCGCCCGAGCCTCGAGAGTGA
- the ggt gene encoding gamma-glutamyltransferase — protein MKRRLGWISLVLFVVVVAAVVGGLSFRAALGPAAERSVPHAVYAPHGAVATSQPLASQAGLAVLQRGGNAVDAAVTAAAVLSVVEPYMTGIGGDMFAIVWSAREERLVGINGSGRSGSSMTREALASVGRIPGDGPKTITVPGALSGWAALLERYGTISLAEALAPAIALAEEGFPVSDVTAAEWSIYASLLKEDVGASAAFLVEGKRAPGVGEWFSNRDYAATLRAIARSGAGVLYGGDLGRRIATQVQRLGGFLTPEDLESHRAEWMEPLSVPFHGYRLWELPPNGQGIAALEMLRILEPFALATMGHNSAAYLHHLIEAKKLAYADLERFVGDPGFMTVQPDQLLADDLVSRRRSRIDPRRALVRADPEPSLTTSETTYLAVADDEGNMVSLINSLGGGFGSGVVVPGTGFALQNRGVGFSYEAGRVNSVGPGKRPFHTIIPGFVTRTTPDGRQEPFLSFGIVGGPQQPQAHVQVLLNLLLFDMDVQQALDAPRFRHWSGNRVSFEGAISPAVIEELRAMGHAPQNPLLETAQTVLLGSNGGLVFGGGQAILKRPRGWVAGSDSRRDGLAAAY, from the coding sequence ATGAAGCGGCGACTCGGCTGGATCTCGCTCGTTCTGTTCGTCGTCGTGGTGGCCGCCGTCGTCGGCGGCCTCAGCTTTCGGGCCGCACTGGGGCCAGCCGCCGAACGGTCGGTACCCCACGCGGTCTACGCTCCGCACGGCGCGGTCGCGACGAGTCAGCCGCTGGCGAGCCAGGCGGGGCTGGCGGTGCTCCAGCGGGGCGGGAATGCGGTCGACGCGGCGGTCACCGCTGCCGCGGTGCTGAGCGTCGTCGAGCCGTACATGACCGGCATCGGCGGCGACATGTTCGCGATCGTCTGGTCGGCTCGGGAGGAACGCCTCGTCGGCATCAACGGGAGCGGGCGTTCCGGGTCATCGATGACCCGAGAGGCGCTCGCGAGCGTCGGCCGGATCCCGGGGGACGGGCCGAAGACGATCACCGTCCCCGGAGCGCTGTCGGGTTGGGCGGCGCTGCTGGAGCGCTACGGGACGATCTCTCTTGCCGAAGCTCTCGCGCCGGCGATCGCGCTCGCCGAAGAGGGCTTCCCGGTGTCCGACGTCACGGCGGCGGAATGGTCGATCTACGCGAGCTTGCTGAAGGAGGACGTGGGGGCGAGCGCTGCGTTCCTCGTGGAGGGCAAGCGCGCGCCCGGGGTGGGGGAGTGGTTCTCCAACCGGGACTATGCCGCCACGTTGCGAGCGATCGCGCGGTCCGGGGCGGGCGTGCTGTACGGCGGCGATCTCGGCCGGCGGATCGCGACGCAGGTCCAGCGGCTCGGTGGATTTCTGACGCCGGAGGACCTCGAAAGCCATCGGGCGGAGTGGATGGAACCGCTGTCCGTGCCCTTCCACGGCTATCGACTGTGGGAGCTCCCACCCAATGGCCAGGGGATCGCGGCGCTGGAGATGCTCCGCATCCTCGAGCCGTTCGCTCTCGCGACGATGGGACACAACTCGGCCGCCTACCTTCACCACCTCATCGAGGCCAAGAAGCTGGCCTACGCCGACCTGGAGCGCTTCGTCGGCGACCCGGGCTTCATGACGGTCCAGCCCGACCAGCTGCTCGCCGACGACCTGGTCTCCCGCCGCCGATCTCGCATCGATCCTCGCCGTGCGCTGGTGCGGGCCGATCCGGAGCCCTCCTTGACGACGAGCGAGACGACCTACCTCGCCGTGGCCGACGACGAGGGCAACATGGTCTCGCTCATCAACAGTCTCGGCGGGGGCTTCGGCTCGGGAGTCGTCGTGCCCGGCACGGGCTTCGCGCTCCAGAACCGAGGCGTCGGGTTCTCGTACGAGGCGGGCCGCGTGAACAGCGTGGGTCCCGGGAAGCGACCGTTTCACACCATCATTCCCGGCTTCGTGACCCGAACGACCCCGGACGGAAGACAGGAGCCCTTCCTGAGCTTCGGCATCGTCGGTGGGCCGCAGCAGCCGCAGGCGCACGTCCAGGTCCTCCTCAATCTGTTGCTCTTCGACATGGACGTCCAGCAGGCTCTCGATGCTCCGCGTTTCCGTCATTGGAGTGGCAACCGCGTGAGCTTCGAAGGGGCGATCTCGCCGGCGGTGATCGAGGAGCTTCGCGCCATGGGGCATGCCCCGCAGAATCCGCTTCTGGAAACGGCACAGACCGTCCTCCTCGGCTCGAACGGGGGTCTCGTTTTCGGCGGCGGCCAGGCGATCCTGAAGCGACCCCGAGGCTGGGTGGCAGGTTCCGATTCGCGCCGGGACGGATTGGCGGCGGCGTACTAG
- the alaS gene encoding alanine--tRNA ligase, producing MKSHDIRQSFLDYFATRGHRLYPSAPLVPHGDATLLFTNAGMVQFKDFFLGRETPPARRAVSSQKCLRVSGKHNDLENVGPSPRHHTFFEMLGNFSFGDYFKAEAIEFGWELVTKVWGLPAEHLFASIYEEDDEAGELWRKLSSLPAGRIVRCGKADNFWAMGETGPCGPCSEIYVDRSPERPEVSWEEGTESGRYLEIWNLVFMQYERDAAGVMTPLPKPSIDTGAGLERVAAVLNRVPSNYDTDLFQPILGAAATLCGRRYGEKAEADVSLRVIADHLRALAFLLADGVIPGNEGRGYVLRRLLRRAVRHGMRLGFEEPFLHRVLPVVGEVLGAAYPELVATRGGSAETIRAEEEKFLATVASGARQVQEAIEGAKAAGVQVLGGEEVFRLYDTFGLPLELIREIAEEERFRLDEPGFEQALERQRERSRQHLSETQKRLGEIREKIKERGQNWEAVEFTGYLDLRGRDEGQRRLGEEAKALLSLSGDKPRAVSEPLVAGETGVAVFARTPFYAESGGQVGDRGRLVWPGGSARVTDVQKLSSYDYYHFLVVEEGTLGNNQVVDLVVDPAHRLPTQRNHTATHLLQAAMRKILGPGVRQAGSLVHPEHLRFDFTHSQALTDDERRAIEDQVNAWILEALPVRITYDRPIAEAIEAGAMALFGEKYGEKVRTVEVPGVSLELCGGCHVGNTGEIGPFVLLSEKAVASGVRRIEARTGEGALAHARRQAEVLGRIESALGVPAARAEEELATLRQKLRDLEREVGRLRVQMVSGGAAGAADEVEVDGIKVLAREVPPASAGELRTMADALRGKLGSGVVVLGARGEGKVTLLAAVTADLAGRLHAGRLVQVLAPLVGGSGGGRPDFAQAGGKAVDALPQALAAAAGAVRDQLAAG from the coding sequence ATGAAGAGCCACGACATTCGCCAGAGCTTCCTCGACTACTTCGCCACGCGCGGGCATCGGCTGTATCCGAGCGCGCCCTTGGTGCCACATGGGGACGCCACGCTGCTGTTCACCAACGCCGGGATGGTCCAGTTCAAGGACTTCTTCCTCGGGCGCGAGACCCCGCCGGCGCGCCGGGCGGTGTCGTCGCAGAAGTGCCTGCGCGTCTCGGGCAAGCACAACGACCTCGAAAACGTCGGGCCCAGCCCGCGGCACCACACCTTCTTCGAGATGCTCGGCAACTTCTCCTTCGGCGACTACTTCAAGGCCGAGGCGATCGAGTTCGGCTGGGAGCTGGTGACCAAGGTCTGGGGGCTGCCCGCCGAGCACCTCTTCGCCTCGATCTACGAAGAAGACGACGAGGCCGGCGAGCTCTGGCGCAAGCTCTCGTCGCTGCCTGCCGGGCGGATCGTGCGCTGCGGCAAGGCCGACAACTTCTGGGCGATGGGCGAGACCGGCCCGTGCGGGCCGTGCAGCGAGATCTACGTCGACCGCAGCCCCGAGCGGCCCGAGGTCTCCTGGGAAGAGGGCACCGAGTCGGGCCGCTACCTCGAGATCTGGAACCTCGTCTTCATGCAGTACGAGCGCGACGCCGCCGGCGTCATGACGCCGCTGCCCAAGCCGTCGATCGACACCGGCGCCGGGCTCGAGCGCGTCGCGGCGGTGCTCAACCGCGTCCCGTCGAACTACGACACCGACCTCTTCCAGCCGATCCTCGGTGCCGCGGCGACGCTCTGCGGGCGGCGCTACGGCGAGAAGGCCGAGGCCGACGTCTCGCTGCGCGTCATCGCCGACCACCTGCGGGCACTCGCCTTCCTGCTCGCCGACGGCGTGATCCCGGGCAACGAGGGGCGGGGCTACGTGCTGCGGCGCCTGCTGCGCCGGGCGGTGCGGCACGGGATGCGCCTCGGCTTCGAGGAGCCGTTCCTGCATCGCGTCCTGCCGGTCGTCGGCGAGGTGCTCGGCGCTGCCTACCCGGAGCTCGTGGCGACGCGCGGCGGCTCGGCCGAGACCATCCGAGCCGAGGAGGAGAAGTTCCTCGCCACCGTCGCCTCCGGTGCCCGGCAGGTGCAGGAGGCGATCGAAGGCGCAAAGGCGGCGGGGGTCCAGGTGCTCGGCGGCGAGGAGGTCTTCCGTCTCTACGACACCTTCGGCCTGCCGCTCGAGCTGATCCGCGAGATCGCCGAGGAGGAGCGCTTCCGCCTCGACGAGCCGGGCTTCGAGCAGGCGCTCGAGCGTCAGCGCGAGCGCTCGCGCCAGCACCTCTCCGAGACGCAGAAGCGGCTCGGAGAGATCCGGGAGAAGATCAAGGAACGAGGGCAGAACTGGGAAGCCGTGGAGTTCACTGGCTATCTGGACCTTCGTGGAAGAGACGAAGGCCAAAGACGTCTGGGTGAGGAAGCGAAGGCGCTGCTTTCCTTGTCCGGCGACAAGCCGCGGGCGGTGAGCGAGCCGCTGGTTGCCGGTGAGACCGGCGTCGCGGTCTTCGCTCGGACTCCGTTCTACGCCGAGTCGGGCGGACAGGTCGGCGACCGCGGTCGCCTCGTCTGGCCGGGAGGCTCGGCGCGGGTGACCGACGTCCAGAAGCTCTCGTCCTACGACTACTACCACTTCCTGGTTGTCGAAGAAGGCACGCTCGGCAACAACCAGGTCGTCGACCTCGTCGTCGACCCGGCGCATCGGCTGCCGACGCAGCGCAATCACACCGCGACCCACCTCTTGCAGGCGGCGATGCGGAAGATCCTCGGGCCGGGCGTGCGGCAGGCCGGATCGCTGGTACACCCGGAGCATCTGCGCTTCGACTTCACGCATTCGCAGGCGCTGACGGACGACGAGCGGCGTGCGATCGAAGATCAGGTCAACGCCTGGATCCTCGAGGCGCTGCCGGTGCGGATCACCTACGACCGGCCGATCGCCGAGGCGATCGAGGCGGGAGCGATGGCGCTCTTCGGCGAGAAGTACGGCGAGAAAGTGCGCACGGTCGAAGTGCCCGGGGTGAGCCTCGAGCTCTGCGGTGGCTGCCACGTCGGCAACACCGGCGAGATCGGGCCGTTCGTCCTGCTTTCGGAGAAGGCGGTCGCCTCGGGGGTCCGGCGCATCGAGGCCCGCACCGGCGAAGGGGCGCTCGCTCACGCCCGGCGGCAGGCCGAGGTGCTCGGACGGATCGAGAGCGCCCTCGGCGTGCCGGCGGCACGGGCCGAGGAGGAGCTCGCGACGCTCCGCCAGAAGCTCCGCGACCTGGAGCGCGAGGTCGGCCGCTTGCGGGTCCAGATGGTCTCGGGTGGTGCCGCGGGTGCGGCCGACGAGGTCGAAGTGGACGGGATCAAGGTCCTCGCCCGGGAGGTGCCGCCGGCCTCGGCCGGCGAGCTGCGGACGATGGCCGACGCGCTCCGCGGCAAGCTCGGCTCGGGCGTCGTCGTGCTCGGTGCCCGGGGCGAGGGGAAGGTGACGCTGCTCGCCGCGGTGACCGCCGACCTCGCCGGCCGGCTCCACGCCGGACGCCTGGTCCAGGTGCTGGCCCCGCTGGTCGGCGGGAGCGGTGGCGGACGGCCAGACTTCGCCCAGGCCGGTGGCAAGGCGGTCGACGCCCTGCCGCAGGCGCTCGCCGCGGCGGCCGGCGCGGTGCGCGACCAGCTGGCGGCGGGTTGA
- a CDS encoding lytic transglycosylase domain-containing protein codes for MKATLAVPAALAVCLALPARAEVKIEVREDGRKVIVNESSEQRSRRLTGPLVRSIDSELLGIIEAHAFDRDLDPRLVQAVIQAESGYNVRALSNKGAMGLMQLMPGTASELAVADPYDPSENVRGGTEYLRRMLDRFDGQLDLALAAYNAGPEAVGRHAGVPPYPETQVYVDRVLALYRGEGMINPTTSERVGRPVRLTRDANNRIRIVTIGNGSR; via the coding sequence ATGAAGGCCACCCTCGCCGTACCCGCCGCCCTTGCCGTCTGCCTGGCCCTCCCGGCTCGGGCAGAGGTGAAGATCGAGGTGCGCGAAGACGGGCGGAAGGTGATCGTCAACGAATCGTCCGAACAGCGCTCGCGCCGGCTGACCGGCCCGCTCGTGCGCTCGATCGACTCGGAGCTGCTCGGCATCATCGAAGCGCACGCCTTCGACCGCGACCTCGATCCGCGGCTGGTCCAGGCGGTCATCCAGGCCGAGTCGGGGTACAACGTCCGCGCCCTGTCGAACAAGGGCGCCATGGGGCTCATGCAGCTCATGCCCGGCACGGCGAGCGAGCTTGCGGTCGCGGACCCTTACGACCCGTCGGAGAACGTGCGCGGCGGCACCGAGTACCTCCGGCGCATGCTCGACCGGTTCGACGGCCAGCTCGACCTGGCGCTCGCCGCCTACAACGCCGGCCCCGAAGCGGTCGGTCGCCATGCGGGCGTCCCGCCCTACCCGGAGACGCAGGTCTACGTCGACCGCGTCCTGGCGCTCTATCGCGGCGAGGGGATGATCAACCCGACGACCTCCGAGCGGGTGGGCCGGCCAGTCCGGCTGACCCGGGATGCCAACAACCGCATCCGGATCGTGACGATCGGCAACGGCTCCCGTTGA
- the pgsA gene encoding CDP-diacylglycerol--glycerol-3-phosphate 3-phosphatidyltransferase — translation MTSPSLPAGRPVSLIRSLNVPNLLTIFRILLVPLLVVVLLTKFDGREFVGLGLFLFAALTDFLDGFLARRNRQVTRLGQLLDPAADKILVAAAFISLVELDARVTPAWMVVVILSREFAVSALRSVAAAGSRVISAGWSGKVKTGTQIVAISLLIIYNQLGEFSHLAPISLWVAVIATVLSGIDYFVRHGRAVLLEESTAGPGAKPAP, via the coding sequence ATGACGTCCCCTTCTCTCCCCGCGGGCAGACCGGTGAGCCTGATCCGCTCGCTCAACGTCCCGAACCTGCTGACGATCTTCCGCATCCTCCTCGTTCCGCTGCTCGTCGTCGTCCTGCTCACCAAGTTCGACGGGCGCGAGTTCGTCGGCCTGGGTCTTTTCCTCTTCGCCGCGCTGACCGACTTTCTCGACGGCTTTCTCGCCCGCCGCAACCGGCAAGTGACCCGGCTCGGCCAGTTGCTCGACCCGGCGGCCGACAAGATCCTGGTGGCGGCGGCGTTCATCTCCCTCGTCGAGCTCGACGCCCGGGTCACGCCCGCCTGGATGGTCGTGGTCATCCTGTCGCGCGAGTTCGCGGTGTCGGCGCTGCGCAGCGTCGCCGCGGCGGGCTCGCGGGTGATCTCGGCGGGCTGGTCGGGGAAGGTGAAGACGGGGACGCAGATCGTCGCCATCTCGCTGCTCATCATCTACAACCAGCTCGGTGAGTTCTCCCACCTGGCGCCGATCTCGCTCTGGGTGGCCGTGATCGCGACGGTGCTCTCGGGCATCGACTACTTCGTCCGTCACGGCCGGGCGGTGCTGCTCGAAGAGAGCACGGCCGGCCCGGGCGCGAAGCCCGCTCCGTGA